From Trichoderma atroviride chromosome 1, complete sequence, one genomic window encodes:
- a CDS encoding uncharacterized protein (EggNog:ENOG41~antiSMASH:Cluster_1.6~SMCOG1052:Terpene synthase/cyclase metal-binding domain protein) — protein sequence MNEKSTTPASGRPTAVRIPDMFGSIMSAEAVVNPHHFKIKAAADSWIAQFLKMGKVEADRNQKSDFCFCASAMAPNADAEALRTMVDWLNWIFYFDDAFDEGRLDRDPAAAQKEINQTLALLDEDEEIPDKDLYPLQYLFYSVWERVKKRSSFDMQVQFKATHQQYLDGLRHQVDATRNCGSHTQAEEDYIKMRRRTVGGHPCISLIAYAHGVDLPQVAFEHPSIQECMAVGCDLAWIHNDIISYKKDVKSGIEHNFITVLNKNGFSVQEAMDRAGELQNECYRRWYNALANMPVWGELVDREVLKFIQACHTFPLGDLLWSFRTGRYLGASEGHRLHETRLLDLSDLE from the exons ATGAACGAAAAGTCGACAACTCCTGCCAGCGGGCGTCCGACGGCAGTCCGTATCCCAGACATGTTTGGCTCAATAATGTCGGCCGAGGCGGTAGTGAACCCGCATCATTTCAAGATCAAAGCCGCTGCCGATTCCTGGATTGCCCA ATTCCTGAAGATGGGAAAGGTCGAGGCAGACAGAAATCAAAAGAGtgatttttgtttctgtGCTTCCGCCATGGCGCCGAATGCGGATGCAGAGGCACTCAGGACCATGGTTGACTGGTTAAATTGG ATTTTCTACTTTGACGATG CCTTTGATGAGGGCCGTCTGGATCGAGATCCAGCGGCTGCACAAAAAGAGATCAATCAGACACTCGCTTtgctggatgaggacgaggaaatTCCGGACAAGGATTTGTACCCCTTGCAGTATCTATTCTATAGCGTTTGGGAGCGTGTTAAGAAG CGGTCTTCTTTTGACATGCAAGTGCAATTCAAGGCAACGCATCAGCAATATTTGGACGGACTTAGACACCAGGTCGATGCCACGCGTAACTGTGGCAGTCACACCCAAGCCGAGGAGGATTACATAAAGATGCGGAGGCGGACGGTTGGCGGACATCCCTGTATAAGCTTGATCGC CTACGCCCATGGCGTCGACCTTCCGCAAGTCGCCTTTGAGCATCCATCTATCCAAGAATGTATGGCAGTTGGCTGTGATCTGGCCTGGAT CCATAACGATATCATCTCTTATAAGAAGGACGTCAAATCCGGTATCGAACACAATTTTATCACCGTATTGAATAAAAATGGATTTTCGGTCCAGGAAGCGATGGAcagagctggagagcttcaAAATGAGTGCTACCGTCGGTGGTATAATGCGCTTGCAAACATGCCTGTGTGGGGGGAACTGGTCGATCGGGAAGTACTCAAGTTCATCCAGGCGTGTCATACTTTTCCTCTGGGTGATTTGCTCTGGAGTTTTCGGACAGGTCGGTATCTGGGAGCCTCAGAGGGCCATCGTTTACATGAGACGCGGCTTCTAGATCTGTCAGACCTGGAATAG
- a CDS encoding uncharacterized protein (EggNog:ENOG41~SMCOG1199:NmrA family protein~antiSMASH:Cluster_1.6), with translation MADQKLIVVVGATGNQGSSVVNTFLKDTAWRVRGLTRNPSSAKAKALSTRGVEVVQADMDDVSSLSVAFRNANAIFVVSDFWGIYGALAQQNKDTSEKPLNLLAGEIELQQLKNAIDAASRVPGLERFILSTLSNVTKWSRENYTHVYHFDLKARASAYVEEAHPELWAKTSLFQAGLFLNTYVQSPNFIPQKNADGIAQFITTMAADFKLPWIAAEEDTGPFVKALVQEKPGKNLIAYREWATLREMVEAFQNASKTKSEVVVAPRDEPNESLPPDLKLEIDEGFLYFEEFGYEGRDDPTVIHPSQLENPPQIGYNGAILPESRLFKNILHMKNYLL, from the exons ATGGCCGACCAAAAGCTTATTGTAGTTGTTGGTGCGACTGGAAACCAAGGCAGCTCTGTTGTCAACACTTTTCTGAAAGATACAGCATGGCGGGTTAGAGGGCTTACTCGGAATCCTTCCAGCGCAAAAGCCAAGGCACTCTCTACTCGCGGTGTTGAAGTTGTCCAAGCCGACATGGATGATGTTTCCAGCCTCTCAGTCGCTTTTCGaaatgccaatgccatttTCGTTGTGAGCGACTTTTGGGGGATATACGGCGCCCTTGCTcaacaaaacaaagacaCCAGCGAGAAGCCGCTAAACTTGCTGGCCGGAGAAATCGAGTTGCAACAGTTGAAGAATGCAATCGACGCTGCTTCTCGAGTTCCCGGCTTGGAGAGGTTCATTCTGTCTACTCTCTCCAATGTGACAAAATGGTCTAGAGAAAATTACACGCATGTCTATCATTTTGACCTCAAAGCGCGCGCATCCGCCTATGTTGAAGAGGCGCACCCAGAGCTATGGGCGAAAACTAGCCTTTTTCAAGCAGGTCTATTCTTGAACACCTATGTGCAAAGTCCAAACTTTATCCCTCAAAAA AACGCGGATGGAATCGCCCAATTCATTACTACGATGGCTGCTGACTTCAAGCTTCCGTGGATcgccgcagaagaagacaccGGACCATTCGTTAAAGCTCTGGTTCAAGAAAAACCGGGCAAAAACCTCATTGCTTACCGAGAGTGGGCAACCCTACGAGAAATGGTAGAAGCTTTCCAAAACGCCTCCAAGACCAAGTCCGAAGTGGTGGTGGCACCTCGTGACGAGCCAAATGAATCCTTACCACCCGATCTAAAGCTCGAAATTGACGAGGgttttctttattttgaAGAGTTTGGATATGAAGGACGAGATGACCCAACCGTCATTCACCCAAGCCAG CTGGaaaaccccccccaaatTGGATACAATGGAGCAATATTACCAGAAAGTAGACTTTTCAAGAATATTCTCCACATGAAAAATTATCTACTTTAA
- a CDS encoding putative secondary metabolism biosynthetic enzyme (EggNog:ENOG41~antiSMASH:Cluster_1.6~SMCOG1023:enoyl-CoA hydratase): MNMSNLPQPVIAMVSGPARGIANEFLAACDMRFASKNARFSNFEVTLGLHPGAGGVAWMPLHIGRARALEFVLSGNDLDPETAEKYGYVNKAFDTLDEMNDYVEKLAERIALFPPSWDIQH; this comes from the coding sequence ATGAATATGAGCAACCTACCTCAGCCTGTGATTGCCATGGTCAGTGGTCCTGCTCGAGGCATAGCAAATGAATTCCTCGCAGCGTGCGATATGCGATTCGCTTCAAAGAATGCTCGTTTCAGCAACTTTGAAGTAACACTTGGCTTGCATCCTGGGGCAGGTGGTGTTGCGTGGATGCCTTTGCATATTGGACGGGCTCGTGCCCTGGAATTCGTGCTTTCGGGGAACGATCTTGATCCAGAAACGGCCGAGAAATATGGCTATGTCAACAAGGCGTTTGATACATTAGATGAAATGAACGATTACgttgagaagctggcagaaaGAATCGCCTTGTTCCCCCCTAGCTGGGATATCCAGCATTAA
- a CDS encoding uncharacterized protein (EggNog:ENOG41~antiSMASH:Cluster_1.6~SECRETED:SignalP(1-15)): MRVISLLPFVGAAIALPTETPGAAPSNATAPDVNAIKSVPQDHFKSYQTGGLVRQSLKAEGTKSKRDWTCSTSPTLTWGDSDNGGKGIFITNTDNDWRGFYAFHNNCDTIPYKYIWVAAGATQFVSFPDGWEGRIQRGVDATMLNGQAHWLGTWFEFSWDANGWGWSDVSLIRGCDGPVLVNSQDGSGAWKGFTQDILSNAPANALDTKDDGQRVLAATEFIGGAINTPPRDWELQQVGSQYVYVDDSHGSPVIAATNGRFGTTWPAGRA; the protein is encoded by the coding sequence ATGCGTGtcatctctcttctcccgtttgttggcgctgccatcgcGCTCCCAACCGAAACCCCTGGAGCAGCTCCCTCTAATGCCACTGCACCTGATGTCAACGCTATCAAGTCCGTGCCACAAGACCACTTCAAGAGCTATCAGACTGGTGGTTTAGTACGTCAGTCTCTCAAGGCTGAGGGAACAAAGTCCAAGCGTGACTGGACATGCAGCACCTCGCCAACTCTGACCTGGGGTGACAgcgacaatggcggcaagggcatcttcatcaccaacacCGACAATGACTGGCGGGGCTTTTACGCCTTCCACAACAACTGCGACACAATTCCTTACAAGTACATTTGGGTTGCAGCCGGCGCGACTCAGTTTGTGTCGTTCCCTGATGGCTGGGAGGGCCGCATCCAGCGCGGAGTCGACGCAACTATGCTCAACGGCCAGGCACACTGGCTCGGCACATGGTTCGAGTTCAGCTGGGACGCCAATGGCTGGGGCTGGAGCGACGTCTCCCTCATCCGTGGATGTGACGGCCCTGTTCTGGTCAACTCTCAGGACGGCTCAGGGGCGTGGAAGGGATTCACGCAAGACATCTTGAGCAATGCGCCTGCCAATGCCCTTGACACCAAGGATGACGGCCAGAGGGTGCTCGCGGCCACCGAGTTCATTGGCGGTGCCATCAACACGCCCCCTCGCGACTGGGAGCTCCAGCAGGTTGGCTCGCAGTACGTCTATGTTGACGACTCCCACGGCAGCCCCGTCATTGCAGCCACCAACGGCCGTTTCGGCACCACTTGGCCCGCCGGCCGAGCATAA
- a CDS encoding uncharacterized protein (EggNog:ENOG41~CAZy:GH128~SECRETED:SignalP(1-20)~antiSMASH:Cluster_1.7), translating to MVFSSKKLSVAASLFTLALADPWPKRGLAANDDIPISQFGGSYNGHGSQVNWQYNWDSTTSQKQSWAEFVPMLWGTQSYHTTQWFDNAWYWINNGGSGHLLAFNEPELGSQANLSPGDAANAWRQYMEPFYGHAQLGAPAVSNDGYNWISQFLQACSGCHIDFIPIHWYNDWSLEGDFENWVNSICSLGGGRQVWITEFQALGTPDQEATFLRSAIPFLDNNACVYRYSYFGTADNGKDLLQNGGPSLSSLGLQYAFSAYGSGSL from the exons ATGGTTTTCTCCAGCAAAAAGTTAAGCGTTGCCGCTTCCCTTTTCACCTTGGCCCTTGCCGATCCATGGCCAAAGCGTGGCTTAGCTGCAAACGATGATATCCCCATCTCGCAGTTTGGCGGGTCGTATAATGGCCATGGTTCACAGGTCAACTGGCAGTATAACTGGGACAGCACAACCTCTCAGAAGCAGAGCTGGGCCGAGTTTGTACCCATGCTGTGGGGCACGCAGAGCTACCACACCACCCAGTGGTTCGACAATGCCTGGTACTGGATCAACAATGGAGGCTCAGGACACTTGCTGGCCTTTAACGAGCCGGAGTTGGGTAGCCAGGCCAATCTGAGccctggagatgctgcaaatGCGTGGAGGCAATACATGGAGCCTTTCTATGGCCACGCTCAACTCGGTGCTCCTGCTGTCTCCAACGACGGCTACAACTGGATCAGCCAGTTCTTGCAGGCCTGCAGTGGCTGCCACATCGACTTCATCCCCATCCACTGGTACAATGACTGGAGCTTGGAAGGCGATTTCGAGAACTGGGTCAATAGCATCTGCTCACTTGGCGGTGGCCGTCAGGTCTGGATCACAGAG TTCCAAGCACTCGGAACACCCGACCAGGAGGCTACGTTTTTGCGATCGGCGATCCCGTTCCTCGATAACAACGCTTGCGTCTACCGCTACTCTTACTTTGGTACTGCGGACAACGGCAAGGACTTGCTCCAGAACGGTGGAccttccctctcttctttgggaCTTCAATATGCTTTTAGTGCTTATGGCTCTGGTAGCCTTTAG
- a CDS encoding uncharacterized protein (EggNog:ENOG41~SECRETED:SignalP(1-18)~antiSMASH:Cluster_1.7), with amino-acid sequence MARLSYISLLGLASSVLAAPQPALTGTEGTIASTVRIAGPTAAPNIHGLDIAAAPQFLTITVINSHGDAISTSHAHDPNGPSAVSGNVGPGTMANGATAAFAVPTGWIGNVAINDAGWAITGDDSLIEGNFVVPQGSTDAVADVDISYVNGFSVAIVCSCNGQVVTGCNKNLFNLNSCGNNDGQNACVNPLRSDEGATSAAPFFAPCQHAAWTYVNDGAANSFGQCQSGQITCCVGAACPPNPRQP; translated from the exons ATGGCTCGCTTGTCTTACATCTCGCTActtggccttgccagctCCGTTCTTGCTGCTCCTCAGCCGGCATTGACTGGAACTGAAGGCACGATTGCTTCAACCGTTCGAATTGCTGGTCCTACAGCTGCTCCTAACATTCACGGTCTCGACATTGCCGCCGCTCCTCAGTTCTTGACCATCACCGTCATTAACAGCCATGGTGATGCCATCTCGACCTCGCACGCTCACGACCCCAACGGACCTTCTGCCGTGTCGGGCAATGTAGGTCCCGGCACTATGGCCAATGGTGCTACTGCTGCTTTTGCCGTCCCAACTGGCTGGATTGGTAATGTCGCCATCAACGACGCCGGCTGGGCCATTACTGGCGATGATTCCCTGATTGAGGGTAACTTTGTTGTTCCTCAGGGGTCTACTGACGCAGTGGCCGATGTGGACATCTCTTATGT TAACGGTTTCTCCGTTGCCATTGTTTGCTCTTGCAACGGACAAGTCGTCACTGGTTGCAACAAGAACTTGTTCAACCTCAACTCCTGCGGC AACAATGATGGACAAAACGCTTGCGTGAACCCGCTCCGAAGCGATGAAGGAGCCACCTCTGCTGCGCCCTTCTTCGCCCCCTGCCAGCACGCTGCCTGGACGTATGTCAACGATGGCGCTGCCAACTCCTTTGGGCAGTGCCAGTCCGGTCAAATCACCTGCTGTGTTGGAGCTGCTTGCCCGCCTAACCCTAGACAGCCATAA
- a CDS encoding uncharacterized protein (TransMembrane:12 (i34-57o69-94i115-139o159-176i188-208o228-246i267-291o322-345i366-388o394-416i437-457o463-484i)): MADKLNAPDSVSISQSHVEETKFAQPEEQLKKRFTLLSVIAFGFTTMNSWVAFASGVAVPLSCGGGPALIYGLIVAGIVMATINIGFAELASAFPSAGGQYHIVYMTFPKSTRRVAAFFTGWISVIYIMAATASCNFFVAGSILDLVNLWNDGYEIQAWHTYLLHILLSIIAFGATSRFPTAIGKLGVSILVLSIVGFVASLVTLLTVQETKKSSDFVFRQYTNVSGWSDGWAFFIGVTGCLWAYSGVDAPTHVSEEVANPSRNVPIAIITTMALGIVTVLAWNIALMFVVTDLQALVESGVPILEVYNQALNSKVATTIWAVYYIVMFYDIVLNLFIFAGRTIWSLSRDGGVPYSKFISHLNWASPVRASAIMLVLQIIIGVLYVASATAYSSFINLTLFALNITVALPQAALLLRGRSILPERAFSLGKFGYVTNATATLFVIFFSVCFCFPVGYPVTASTMNYLIVVMAVGLVVTALVWAVKLRKTFTGPQLDSYEGDFHH, from the coding sequence atggctgacaAGCTCAATGCCCCGGACTCTGTGTCCATATCCCAATCCCACGTGGAAGAGACAAAGTTTGCACAGCCCGAAGAACAGCTCAAGAAGCGATTCACCCTGCTGTCTGTcattgcctttggcttcacCACAATGAACTCATGGGTGGCCTTTGCCTCTGGCGTTGCTGTCCCGCTTtcctgcggcggcggcccagCCCTCATCTACGGCCTCATCGTCGCCGGAATCGTCATGGCCACAATCAACATTGGCTTTGCCGAacttgcatctgcatttCCATCGGCCGGCGGCCAATACCACATCGTTTACATGACTTTTCCAAAATCGACACGTCGagtcgccgccttcttcacgGGCTGGATATCCGTGATTTACATCATGGCGGCAACGGCGTCGTGCAACTTCTTTGTCGCCGGCTCGATTCTCGACCTCGTCAACTTGTGGAACGACGGCTACGAAATACAAGCTTGGCATACATATCTGCTGCATATCCTGCTGAGCATCATCGCATTTGGGGCGACGTCTCGGTTCCCCACTGCCATTGGAAAACTGGGCGTTTCAATCCTTGTGCTGTCTATTGTTGGCTTTGTGGCCTCGCTGGTTACGCTGCTTACCGTCCAGGAAACGAAAAAATCTTCCGATTTTGTCTTCAGGCAGTATACGAATGTCAGTGGATGGTCTGACGGATGGGCCTTTTTCATCGGCGTTACTGGATGTCTCTGGGCATACAGTGGCGTTGATGCCCCAACACATGTTTCTGAAGAAGTTGCGAACCCGAGTCGAAACGTCcccattgccatcatcaccaccatggctCTGGGAATCGTCACAGTCCTTGCCTGGAACATTGCGCTCATGTTTGTTGTCACCGATCTCCAGGCCCTCGTCGAATCTGGCGTTCCCATTCTAGAGGTCTACAACCAAGCCCTCAACTCAAAAGTGGCCACAACCATCTGGGCTGTCTACTACATCGTCATGTTCTACGACATTgtcctcaacctcttcatcttcgccggCCGAACAATCTGGTCGCTGTCCCGCGACGGCGGCGTCCCCTACTCCAAattcatctctcatctcaacTGGGCAAGTCCCGTTCGCGCCAGTGCAATCATGCTTGTCTTGCAGATCATCATTGGTGTTCTCTACGTGGCATCGGCCACAGCGTACAGCAGTTTCATCAACCTCACTCTCTTTGCGCTCAACATTACGGTTGCGCTGCCTCAGGCTGCTCTCCTGTTGCGAGGCCGCAGCATTCTCCCTGAGCGAGCCTTTTCTCTTGGAAAGTTTGGCTACGTTACAAACGCCACTGCTACGCTCTTtgtaattttcttttctgtttgtTTCTGCTTCCCTGTTGGGTATCCTGTCACTGCAAGCACGATGAATTATTTAATTGTTGTCATGGCCGTCGGCCTAGTTGTGACGGCACTTGTATGGGCTGTCAAGCTGCGAAAAACCTTTACCGGCCCTCAGTTGGACAGTTATGAAGGTGATTTTCATCACTGA